A genome region from Marasmius oreades isolate 03SP1 chromosome 5, whole genome shotgun sequence includes the following:
- a CDS encoding uncharacterized protein (MEROPS:MER0018285), producing the protein MFSLALLTLLPLVAAQSAQNLPLEIAAIKAHFNQSGLVPSLLPTFEPSALMTINFPEVGDLKPGQSITQAQSGPTPTISFTPANSSVKLDGNFTIFLVDADIPGSTEKNVNRHWLVNGVTVQDNKLSNSSATAITSYAGPGPAEGSGPHRYVAILYPQPAEFVAPADFREPLGVNAMDLQQYVLDSKLGPVFAANYMIVEVGTATVTPSSTAPVITSTLTPANPTGSGGSGSGSGSGTSKGSTPSNAASQLTVGGSAFLAFLSSVLIIA; encoded by the exons ATGTTCTCGCTCGCTCTCCTtactctccttcctctcgtAGCTGCTCAGAGTGCTCAGAACCTGCCCTTGGAGATTGCTGCCATCAAAGCTCACTTCAACCAGAGCGGTCTCGTTCCTTCCTTATTGCCCACATTCGAGCCAAGTGCGCTCATGACCATCAACTTCCCCG AGGTCGGTGATCTCAAGCCAGGACAAAGCATCACACAAGCTC AGTCTGGCCCGACTCCTACAATTTCTTTCACCCCTGCCAACTCCTCTGTCAAGCTCGACGGCAACTTCACCATCTTCCTGGTCGATGCGGACATCCCAGGATCGACGGAGAAGAACGTGAACCGTCATTGGCTAGTCAATGGTGTCACTGTCCAag ACAACAAATTGAGCAACTCGTCTGCTACCGCGATCACTTCATATGCTGGCCCTGGCCCAGCCGAGGGAAGCGGTCCTCACCG ATATGTCGCCATCCTCTACCCACAGCCCGCCGAATTTGTTGCCCCCGCTGACTTCCGTGAGCCTCTGGGCGTCAACGCTATGGATCTGCAACAATATGTACTGGACTCTAAGCTCGGACCAGTCTTTGCT GCCAATTATATGATTGTCGAGGTCGGAACCGCTACCGTTACCCCTAGTTCCACCGCGCCCGTTATCACCTCTACGCTCACTCCCGCTAATCCCACTGGTTCTGGCGGCTCTGGCTCTGGAAGCGGATCTGGAACCTCCAAAGGTTCCACCCCATCTAACGCAGCTTCCCAGCTTACCGTTGGCGGTTCTGCCTTTTTAGCTTTCCTCTCCTCCGTCCTTATCATCGCTTGA